A portion of the Trachemys scripta elegans isolate TJP31775 chromosome 11, CAS_Tse_1.0, whole genome shotgun sequence genome contains these proteins:
- the SCRN3 gene encoding secernin-3: protein MASRTTEPCSCDTFVALPPATVGSRVVFGKNSDRPSDEVQEIVYFPAASHKAGDKLECTYIEIEQAAKTYAVVLSRPSWIWGAEMGANEHGVCIGNEAVWGREEVCDNEALLGMDLLRLGLERADSAENALTVMVDLLEKYGQGGNCMESHMAFTYHNSFLIADRKEAWVLETSGKYWAAEKIEEGVRNISNQLSITTKIDREHPTMRDYAKSKGWWDGEKEFDFAAVYSYVNTARMTTSRGRYCEGYKLLNKHKGNITSETMMEILRDKESGINMEGGFMTTGSMVSILPQEPNLPCIHFFTGTPDPDRSVFKPFIFVPNITQLLKTSSPTFGHDDPVKKQPRFLTKPDRRHELYKQHESAAVVMETFKEKGKEMLEQIRKLEKEKISKMESILQKGCLDVNQAVNLFSQCVEEEINTYCLSV from the exons ATGGCTTCGAGAACCACTGAACCTTGCTCCTGTGACACATTTGTGGCGCTGCCTCCAGCAACAGTTGGCAGCCGGGTTGTTTTTGGAAAAAATTCAGATAGACCCTCTGATGAAGTGCAAGAGATAGTCTATTTCCCTGCTGCTTCTCATAAGGCAGGAGACAAGCTTGAG TGCACTTATATAGAAATTGAGCAAGCAGCAAAAACATACGCGGTTGTTTTGAGTCGTCCATCTTGGATATGGGGTGCTGAAATGGGAGCCAATGAACATGGAGTTTGCATTGGGAATGAAGCAGTGTGGGGACGAGAAGAAGTCTGTGATAATGAAGCACTTCTAGGCATGGACCTCCTCAG GCTTGGACTCGAAAGAGCAGATTCAGCTGAAAATGCCCTCACTGTCATGGTTGACTTGCTAGAAAAATATGGACAAGGAGGAAACTGTATGGAGAGTCACATGGCATTTACCTACCATAACAGTTTTCTGATAGCTGATAGAAAGGAGGCGTGGGTACTGGAGACTTCAGGAAAATACTGGGCAGCAGAGAAAATAGAAG AGGGTGTGCGGAATATCTCCAACCAGCTCTCTATCACAACCAAGATTGATCGGGAACATCCCACAATGAGAGATTACGCTAAGAGCAAAGGCTGGTGGGATGGTGAAAAAGAATTTGATTTTGCTGCTGTATATTCCTACGTAAATACTGCCAGAATGACAACTTCAAGGGGCAGATACTGTGAAGGCTATAAGCTACTGAATAAACACAAAG gCAATATAACTTCTGAAACAATGATGGAAATTCTTCGGGATAAAGAGAGTGGCATTAATATGGAAGGAGGATTTATGACAACTGGAAGTATGGTCTCCATCCTACCTCAGGAGCCTAATCTCCCTTGTATTCATTTCTTTACGGGAACTCCAGACCCTGACAG GTCTGTTTTTAAGCCTTTTATTTTTGTGCCAAATATTACTCAGTTACTAAAAACCAGCTCACCAACATTTGGTCATGATGATCCAGTGAAGAAGCAGCCACGGTTTCTGACTAAGCCAGATCGAAGACATGAACTCTATAAGCAACATGAAAGTGCTGCTGTGGTTATGGAAACCTTCAAG gaaAAGGGTAAAGAGATGCTGGAACAGATTCGGAAGCTGGAGAAAGAGAAAATTAGCAAGATGGAATCAATCCTGCAAAAGGGATGTCTTGATGTTAACCAAGCTGTTAACCTTTTTTCACAGTGTGTGGAAGAGGAAATCAACACATATTGCCTAAGTGTATAA